The DNA segment CGCGCAGCGTGGCGGGCCTGGTGTCGGCATGGGCCGGCTGGCAGGCGGTGTACCAAGGGGCAGCGCTGTTGATGGTGCTGGTGGCCTGGTGGCTGTGGCGGGTGCTGCCCACCTCGCGCACGGCGCAGCCGGTGGCCTATGCCCAGGTGCTGTCCAGCATGCTGGAGCTGCTGCACACCCACCGCGCGCTGCGCCAGCGCACGCTGGCCAGCGGGCTGGCGTTTGCCTCGTGCAGCGTGCTGTTTGCCACCATGGCCCTGCAGCTGTCGGCCGCACCACTGGCGCTGGATGACGCACAGATCGGCCTGGTGGGGCTGGCGGGCGTGGCCGGGGCACTGGTGGCATCGCGCGCCGGACGCTGGGTGGACCGGGGCCTGGGGCGTACCACCTGCACGGTGGGGGCCATCGCATTGGTGGCGGCCTGGCCCATGCTGTGGTGGGGCGGGGAACACCTGGGCTGGTTTGCCCTGGGCCTGGTGGTGATCGACCTGGGCCTGCAATGCCTGAACATCACCAACCAGGCCACCGTGGCCCAGTTGCTGCCGGCGGCACGCTCGCGCATGAATGCGGTCTATATGACGGGGTATTTTGCGGGGGCGGCGGCGGGCTCGGCCCTGGGCACACTGGCCTGGCACTGGGGGCAGTGGCAGGGTGCCTGCCTGCTGGGGGCGGTGCTGGCGCTGGGGGCCGCACTGGCCGCAGTGCGGCTGCGTGCGCCGGCGGGGCAGATGGCTGCCGCCTGAAGTCTCGCGCTTTCTCTGTGGTGGCCGTGGCAGAGGCCACAATCGCCGGCGTGGTCTGCGCATGCCGAACCTGGCATGCGACAGGCCGTTTTCTGCAGGACACCGCTGTGCACCACTTTGCCTCCCTGTTGCTGATCGCCGGTATTTACCTGGCCGTGCTGGCCAGCCCCGGACCCAATTTCTTCATCCTCAGCCAGATGGCGCTGGATGGCCGCGCCCGCGCCGCGCGCTGTGTGGTGCTGGGGTTGACGACGGGGTCGGTCGCCTGGGTGCTGCTGTCGATTGCGGGTGTGGCCACCGTGCTGGCCCGGCACCCGCAACTGGGCACGGCATTGCGCGTGCTGGGGGCGGCCTACCTGGTCTGGTACGGACTCAAGCTGTTGCGCTCTGCCTGGAAAGTGCCTGCGGTCAACGCAGCACCGTCCACGGCGCTGGGGGGGCAGTCGGCCTGGGCGGCGTACCGCACCGGCTTGCTGACCGGCCTCACCAACCCCAAGGGCGCGGCTTTCTGGACCAGTGCGTTTGCTGCCATCTTTCCGGATGCGGCGCCGCTGTGGTTCTATGGCGCCACGGTGCTGCTGGTGGCGCTGATGTCGCTGGGCTGGCATCTGGGCATCACGCTGGTGTTCGGCATTCCGGCCCTGCGCAGCGGCTATCTGCGCATCGAGCGGGCCATCAACGGCCTGTCCGGCGCCGCCCTGGTGCTGTTGGGACTGCAGCGCATGGTGGCGCGCTGAAGGGTACGTCCAGTCGGCCTCGGCGCCCTATGCCTGCAGCGGGCCCCCGGGCAGCGGCACCTGCAGGCCCACTTTCAGGCAGTTCAGCGCCACCGAGGTGCGAAAGCGCCGCACATTCTCGTCCCCGCCGAACAGCCGGGTGGTGATGGCTTCGAAATCCGCCATGGTGGCGGCGGTGATGACCAGCAGATAGTCTGCTTCCCCGGTGATGGCATAGCACTGCTGCACGGTGGCTTCGTCCTGGATGCGCTGGCGCAGGCCAGCGGTGCGCAGCGGGTGTTCGTCGTGCACATGCACTTCCACCAGCAGGGTCAGCGGGCGGCCCAGGCGGGAGGCGTCCAGCACGGCGGTTTCCGCGCGGATCACGCCGCTGTCCCGCAGCCGGCGGATGCGGCGCTGCACGGCAGCGGCCGACAGGTGCACGGTCTGCGCAATGTCACGCTGCGCCACGGTGTTGTCGCGCTGCAGCAGGGCCAGGATGGCCAGGTCGAAATCGTCCAGGGACAGCGTGGAAGGCGTGGGCATGGAATGAGTGAAAGTTGCGTGAAGCCAGTCTATTCAGAAGCAAAAAACCAGGAGTGGCGCAATATATTCTCGCCATGTCGAATGTACGCAATGCACGCTGGCTGCCGTGGCTGGCCATCTTCGGTTCCGTGGTGTTTCTGGGGCTGGGTACGTCCTGGGCCAAGCACACGCTGTTTCCTGCCGTCGGGGCCCAGGGGACGACGGCGGTGCGGGTGGGCTTTTCTGCGCTGATCCTGTGGCTGCTGTGCCGGCCCTGGCGGTTGCCGCTGTCGCCGGCGGACCGGCGGGCCGTGCTGCTCTACGGGGCGGCACTGGGGGTCATGAACCTGTCTTTCTACATGGCGCTGCGCACGCTGCCGTTCGGCGTGGCGGTGGCGATCGAATTTTCCGGGCCGCTGGCGGTGGCGGTGTGGGCGTCGCGCCGGGCGCTGGACATGGTCTGGGTGCTGCTGGCCATGGCAGGCCTGGCCCTGCTGCTGCCGCTGGGCCATGCGGTCAGCAGCCTGGATCCGGTGGGCGTGCTGTGGTCGGTGCTGGCGGCGGTGTGCTGGGCCAGCTATATCCTGTTCGGCAAGCGCATAGGGCATCTGCCGGTGGGGCATTCGGTGTCGCTGGGGCTGGCCATGGCGGCGCTGGTGGTGATTCCGGTGGGCGTGGCCCATGCGGGCAGTGCGCTGCTGGCGCCTTCGGTGCTGCTGGTGGGGCTGGGCGTGGCGGCGGTGTCGAGTGCGGTGCCGCTGTCGCTGGAGATGGTGGCCCTGCAGCGCCTGCCGCCCCAGGCCTTCGGCATCATGATCAGCATGGAGCCGGCGGTAGCCGCCATGCTGGCCTTGCTGCTGCTGGACGAACAGCTGAGTGCCGTGCAGTGGCTGGCGATCGGCCTGATCGTGCTGGCATCCATGGGCAGCGCGTTGGCGGTGCGGAGGTCGGAGCCGGCCCCCAGGGCGGCACAGTTGCCGGCCGAGGCCTGAATCCCGCCGGGCGCCGCAGCCTTGGTGGTCCGTATGACGGCGCACACGGCCAAGGTGGCATAGACGGCATAGCTGCCCGGTGGCCCAGCGGCCATTTGGGCGCACTTCCTGTCTGCATCTCCCGCGGTGCATCCGAACGCAAAAAAGCCCCGGTGACGGGGCTTTTTCAGGGGCGGTACAGAGCAGGCTCTGCGGGCAGGCCGGAGATCAGACTTCGGCGATGCGTTTTTGCAGGTGGGCCAGGGCTTCTTCCACCTGGTCGACCAGCACCAGGCACAGATCGCCGGGTTGCAGACGGGCCAGCGCGTGGTCAATGGCGATGAACTCGCCATGGATGTCGGTCACATAGCTGGTGCGGCTGGCGCCTTCCAGACCCTTGCGCAGCAGGGCGATGACTTCGCCGTCCTCGCGGCCGCGCTGGCAGGCGTCCTGGTACAGGACCACATCATCGAAGGCGTGACCCAGGATCTGGGTCTGCTCGGTGATGTCCTGGTCGCGGCGGTCGCCGGCACCCGAGATCACCACGCTGCGCTTGTTGCCGGGCATGCCTTCGACCGCCTTGGTCAGGGCACGGATGGCATCCGGGTTGTGGCCGTAGTCGGCAATGATGGTGGCGCCCTTGTAGTCCATCACATTGAAGCGACCGGGGGCGTTGTCGCTGTCGTTCACAAAGCCGGCCAGGCCGCGCTTGATGGTGTCCCAGGGCAGGCCGGCACCCCAGGCGGCGCCGATGGCGGCCATGGCGTTGTCGACCTGGAAGCCGATGGTGCCGTTGCGGGTGACGGGAATGTCGCGCAGCGGCACGGATTCGCGCCACGAGCCTTCGGCAGCGACGATGGAGTCACCGTCCACATAGACCACGCGGTTGCCCTGGGCACGGTGTGTTGCCATCACGGGGTGGTGGCGGTCGGCACCGAAGAAGATCACCTTGCCGGTGCAGAACGGCGCCATGGCCGAGACGTGCGGGTCGATGGCGTTCAGCACGCCGTAGCCGTTGGGGGCCACGTTCTGCACGATGACGCGCTTGAGCACCATCAGCTCATCGACGGTGGTGATGAAGTTCAGACCCAGGTGGTCGCCTTCGCCCACGTTGGTGACCACGGCCACCTGGCAGCGGTCAAAGCCCAGGCCTTCGCGCAGGATGCCGCCACGGGCACATTCCATCACGGCGGCGTCCACCTCGGGGTGGCCCAGCACGTTGCGGGCGCTCTTGGGACCGGAGCAGTCGCCGCTGTCGATCTGGCGGCCGTTGACGTACACGCCGTCGGTGCTGGTCATGCCCACGCGCAGGCCTTGCGAGGTGAACAGCTGGCCGATCAGGCGGGCGGTGGTGGTCTTGCCATTGGTGCCGGTCACGGCCACCAGGGGGATGCGGCCGTCGTCGCTGCCGTTGAACAGCAGATCGACCATGGGCACGCCCACGTTGCGAGGCTTGCCATAGGACGGGGCCAGGTGCATGCGCAGGCCGGGGGCGGCGTTCACTTCGACGATGCCGCCGTTCTGCTCTTCCAGCGGGTGCAGCACGGATTCGCAGATCACGTCCACGCCGCAGATGTGCAGGCCGATGGTCTGGGCGGCTTCGATGGCGCGGGCCGCCACTTCGGGGTGCACGTCGTCGGTCACATCGGTGGCGCTGCCGCCGGTGGACAGGTTGGCGTTGTTGCGCAGCACCACGCGCTGGCCCTGGGCGGGCACGGATTCGGGGGTCAGGCCTTCGCCGGCAATGCGGGCAATGGCAATGTCGTCCAGGCGGATCTTGGTCAGCGCCGTGCCGTGGCCGGTGCCGCGGCGGGGGTCCAGGTTGACGATGTCCACCAGTTCACGGATGGTGTGTTCGCCGTCACCCAGCACCTGGGGCGGTTCGCGGCGGGCAGCGGCGACCAGCTGGCCGCCCACCACCAGCAGGCGGAAGTCGTGGCCGGGCAGGAAGCGCTCGACCATCACGTCATCACCGTACTGCTGCGAGGTGGCGTAGGCAGCTTCCAGCTGGGCGCGGGTGGTGATGTTCACCGTCACGCCCTTGCCCTGGTTGCCGTCCTGGGGCTTGACCACCACGGGCAGGCCCACTTCCTGGGCCACGGCCCAGGCGTCGTCCACGTCGGTGACGGGGCGGCCCAGCGGCACGGGAACGCCTGCGGCGTGCAGCAGGCGCTTGGTCAGGTCCTTGTCCTGTGCAATGGATTCGGCCACGGCGCTGGTCTGGTCCACTTCCGCGGCCTGGATGCGGCGGGCCTTGGAGCCCCAGCCCAGCTGGACCATGGAGCCGGCCGTCATGCGGCGGAAAGGGATGCCACGGGCTACGGCGGCGTCCACGATGGAGCCGGTCGAGGGACCGATGCGTTCATCTTCGTCCAGCTCGCGCAGGGCGGCGATGACGGGCGCCGCATCGAACGGGGTGTCGTTCAGAGCGGCCTGGATCAGGGCTTCGGCCTGTTCCAGGGCCTGTTTGCCC comes from the Comamonas terrigena NBRC 13299 genome and includes:
- a CDS encoding MFS transporter produces the protein MREKNVAALPVLGRSALLWMALACGLCAGGNYFNQPLLHSIARHFGVDQGVAALSVTLAQSAYALGLLLLVPLGDMLERRSLAVALMLLAAAGQAMAGCAPSVGGFMLGTVVAGLFSVAAQVLVPMAAALAAPGHSGRNVGTVMTGLLLGILLARSVAGLVSAWAGWQAVYQGAALLMVLVAWWLWRVLPTSRTAQPVAYAQVLSSMLELLHTHRALRQRTLASGLAFASCSVLFATMALQLSAAPLALDDAQIGLVGLAGVAGALVASRAGRWVDRGLGRTTCTVGAIALVAAWPMLWWGGEHLGWFALGLVVIDLGLQCLNITNQATVAQLLPAARSRMNAVYMTGYFAGAAAGSALGTLAWHWGQWQGACLLGAVLALGAALAAVRLRAPAGQMAAA
- a CDS encoding LysE family transporter codes for the protein MHHFASLLLIAGIYLAVLASPGPNFFILSQMALDGRARAARCVVLGLTTGSVAWVLLSIAGVATVLARHPQLGTALRVLGAAYLVWYGLKLLRSAWKVPAVNAAPSTALGGQSAWAAYRTGLLTGLTNPKGAAFWTSAFAAIFPDAAPLWFYGATVLLVALMSLGWHLGITLVFGIPALRSGYLRIERAINGLSGAALVLLGLQRMVAR
- a CDS encoding Lrp/AsnC family transcriptional regulator, whose protein sequence is MPTPSTLSLDDFDLAILALLQRDNTVAQRDIAQTVHLSAAAVQRRIRRLRDSGVIRAETAVLDASRLGRPLTLLVEVHVHDEHPLRTAGLRQRIQDEATVQQCYAITGEADYLLVITAATMADFEAITTRLFGGDENVRRFRTSVALNCLKVGLQVPLPGGPLQA
- a CDS encoding EamA family transporter, which encodes MSNVRNARWLPWLAIFGSVVFLGLGTSWAKHTLFPAVGAQGTTAVRVGFSALILWLLCRPWRLPLSPADRRAVLLYGAALGVMNLSFYMALRTLPFGVAVAIEFSGPLAVAVWASRRALDMVWVLLAMAGLALLLPLGHAVSSLDPVGVLWSVLAAVCWASYILFGKRIGHLPVGHSVSLGLAMAALVVIPVGVAHAGSALLAPSVLLVGLGVAAVSSAVPLSLEMVALQRLPPQAFGIMISMEPAVAAMLALLLLDEQLSAVQWLAIGLIVLASMGSALAVRRSEPAPRAAQLPAEA
- the cphA gene encoding cyanophycin synthetase, translating into MEISRTRALRGPNLWSRNTAVEAVVLCTPAECNIAQLAGFEDRLRARFPSIGTLLPQGADKPVSLADVLELATLSLQAQAGCPVTFSRTHATLETGTFQVVVEYTEEAVGKQALEQAEALIQAALNDTPFDAAPVIAALRELDEDERIGPSTGSIVDAAVARGIPFRRMTAGSMVQLGWGSKARRIQAAEVDQTSAVAESIAQDKDLTKRLLHAAGVPVPLGRPVTDVDDAWAVAQEVGLPVVVKPQDGNQGKGVTVNITTRAQLEAAYATSQQYGDDVMVERFLPGHDFRLLVVGGQLVAAARREPPQVLGDGEHTIRELVDIVNLDPRRGTGHGTALTKIRLDDIAIARIAGEGLTPESVPAQGQRVVLRNNANLSTGGSATDVTDDVHPEVAARAIEAAQTIGLHICGVDVICESVLHPLEEQNGGIVEVNAAPGLRMHLAPSYGKPRNVGVPMVDLLFNGSDDGRIPLVAVTGTNGKTTTARLIGQLFTSQGLRVGMTSTDGVYVNGRQIDSGDCSGPKSARNVLGHPEVDAAVMECARGGILREGLGFDRCQVAVVTNVGEGDHLGLNFITTVDELMVLKRVIVQNVAPNGYGVLNAIDPHVSAMAPFCTGKVIFFGADRHHPVMATHRAQGNRVVYVDGDSIVAAEGSWRESVPLRDIPVTRNGTIGFQVDNAMAAIGAAWGAGLPWDTIKRGLAGFVNDSDNAPGRFNVMDYKGATIIADYGHNPDAIRALTKAVEGMPGNKRSVVISGAGDRRDQDITEQTQILGHAFDDVVLYQDACQRGREDGEVIALLRKGLEGASRTSYVTDIHGEFIAIDHALARLQPGDLCLVLVDQVEEALAHLQKRIAEV